The genomic region CCAAACAAAATCcaatttcataccaatttcatGAACTAAAATGCTGTAATCACTATGCCTCTTAAACAAATCAGCTCTAACCGAGCCCATGCGTTTGGTTTGGGGACCCAAAATCAAATTTAACAAAGAGAGGGTGAAGAATCGAGCTTGGGAATCACCTGTGACCACCACCCAGGAACCATTTAACAAGTCGGAAGCATCTGATTTGGACAACTTTTGAAAGTCGCAGGCGTCATGCTTGAGGGATTTGGACCAATCCCAACGTTTCTCATACAAATTGAGAGACGATGAGACATTGTGAGTGGGGTTGAAATGCTGGAGAGAGACATTGGGTTTGACCTTCCATGCAATGTCGTTAACCAAATTGATGCACGTACTACGGTGATCAAAAACAACAACGGAAGAAACGGAGGTAACGAAATCAGAAACGGAAGGGAAATAGGGAGTCAAATGAAGGCAGACAGCCAGAGTAATGAAAAGTACACCGCAGTAAAGCAATATCCTGTTTCGGCTTAAATGCCAACCAGCCATTACCATTGGGATCAACACCACCACCACGCAGGCCGCCGCCGCTCCCAACTGCACTGCCCCAAGCATCGTCATCAGCGtcatcttctttttttctttccccaATCATAGATCTAGTGAATTCAATGCCTTCCCTTTTTTTCCTTCCTTAATCCGCTTCCCAACAAaggttctttttttgtttttctcaaaTCTGAAATCGCATCGGCTCTTTTGCCCACCCAAAAGTAAGAACTGATTTAATTCTTTCTCTTGGATTATTTTTATCCTTATTTTACTTTCATAACTAGGAATAGAACCCCGCTTTGCGGGgctaacttttattttttttaattaaaaaattttaagtttaaaaagtaaaatttaattcTCTAAAAAATATTTAGTGTTGTTTTACATTATCTTAAGTAGATTAAAATACTCATAAATgtcgatttttttaaaaaattatcttaTTAGATTGATTTTTGGGAAGTTTACACGAATAAGTCGCTTTAACGAAAACGCTTCTAGCTTGAAGCGGTTTCAAGTGGAATGCAGAAAAATGCTTCTTGCTGGAAGTGTTTTTAGTGTGTTGTCAATAAAACACTTCCAGCTGGATGCGTTT from Gossypium arboreum isolate Shixiya-1 chromosome 1, ASM2569848v2, whole genome shotgun sequence harbors:
- the LOC108481040 gene encoding protein ALTERED XYLOGLUCAN 9-like, which codes for MTLMTMLGAVQLGAAAACVVVVLIPMVMAGWHLSRNRILLYCGVLFITLAVCLHLTPYFPSVSDFVTSVSSVVVFDHRSTCINLVNDIAWKVKPNVSLQHFNPTHNVSSSLNLYEKRWDWSKSLKHDACDFQKLSKSDASDLLNGSWVVVTGDSQARFFTLSLLNLILGPQTKRMGSVRADLFKRHSDYSILVHEIGMKLDFVWAPYVVNLTNSMVGLKTKKSYPDVMVMGAGLWHMLHVNNASNYDFALRMLKSSVVSLLPLTASASIKSPHLFWLGMPMLINGMLNTQEKREKMSDRIWHAYDRALGDSRLLRQTGGPLVLLDIQSLTWNCGPRCTSDGMHYDLVIYEAAVQVMLNALLIESHQSL